Genomic DNA from Pseudomonas fitomaticsae:
GGCCGGGATGTCCCAATGCTGGATGCCGTAGAAGGACTTGAGCAGCGCCCGGTTGAACACACGCACCGCATCGGGACTGGCGAAATCGATGCTTTCCTTGCCGTACGGGTTGGTGATCACGAATTTCGCCAGTTCCGGCGTGGTCTTGATCAGCGCCGGGAAGTCGTAACGACCCTGATGGCGATTGCGCGGGTGCAGGCTGGCTTCTTTACGCGGCTCCACGGGTTTGGCCGGGGTGGCGGAGTCAGGCTTCTTGCGCGCAGGTTTCGGTGTACGTGGGGCGTTCATGGGCGTGGTCGATTCGGGTAGGGCTGAAAGTGGCGGCCATTGTCCCACAGGGAGCCGTGTTGTTGGCCGGAAAAGTGCCGGGCACAAAAAAGGGAGGCCGTTGCGGGCCTCCCTTTTTCAGTGCGATTTGCCGTTACAGACTGGCAATCCGCGCGTGCTGCTCGGCCAGCTTGGCCAGCGCCTGTTCGGCTTCGGCCAGTTTGGCGCGTTCCTTCTCGATGACTTCGGCCGGGGCCTTGTCAACGAAACCGGCGTTGGACAGCTTGCCGCCAACGCGCTGGACTTCGCCCTGCAGACGCAGGATTTCCTTGTCCAGACGCGCCAGCTCGGCGTTCTTGTCGATCAGGCCAGCCATCGGCACCAGCACTTCCATCTCGCCAACCAGTGCGGTGGCGGACAGCGGAGCTTCTTCGCCGGCCGCCAGTACGGTGATCGATTCCAGACGCGCCAGCTTCTTCAGCAGCGCTTCGTTCTCGGTCAGGCGGCGCTGGTCTTCAGCGGTGACGTTTTTCAGGTAGATCGGCAGCGGTTTGCCCGGGCCGATGTTCATTTCGCCACGGATGTTACGCGTGCCGAGCATCAGGCCCTTGAGCCATTCGATGTCGTCTTCGGCCGCCGGATCGATGCGCTCTTCGTTGGCCACCGGCCACGCTTGCAGCATGATCGTCTTGCCCTGAATGCCGGCCAGCGGCGCGATGCGCTGCCAGATTTCTTCAGTGATGAACGGCATGAACGGATGCGCCAGACGCAGCGCCACTTCCAGTACGCGCACCAGCGTGCGGCGAGTGCCGCGCTGACGCTCGACCGGCGCGTTTTCGTCCCACAGCACTGGCTTGGACAATTCCAGGTACCAGTCGCAGTACTGGTTCCAGATGAACTCGTACAGCGCTTGCGCCGCCAGGTCGAAACGGAACTGGTCCAGTTGGCGGGTCACTTCGGCTTCGGTGCGTTGCAGCTGCGAGATGATCCAGCGATCCGCCAGCGACAGCTCGTAGGCTTCGCCGTTCTGGCCGCAGTCTTCGCCCTTGTCCAGAACATAACGCGCGGCGTTCCAGATCTTGTTGCAGAAGTTGCGATAGCCTTCGACGCGGCCCATGTCGAACTTGATGTCGCGACCGGTGGACGCCAGCGAGCAGAAGGTGAAGCGCAGGGCGTCGGTGCCGTAGCTGGCGATGCCGTCGGCGAACTCGTCGCGGGTCTGCTTCTCGATCTTCTTCGCCAGTTTCGGCTGCATCAGACCGGAAGTGCGTTTCTGCACCAGGGTTTCGAGCTCGATGCCGTCGATGATGTCCAGCGGGTCCAGGACGTTGCCCTTGGACTTGGACATCTTCTGGCCCTGGCCATCACGCACCAGACCGTGCACGTAAACGGTCTTGAACGGAACCTGCGGCGTGCCGTCCTCGTTCTTGATCAGGTGCATCGTCAGCATGATCATCCGGGCAACCCAGAAGAAAATGATGTCGAAACCGGTGACCAGCACGTCGGTGGAGTGGAATTTCTTCAGGAACTCGGTCTTTTCCGGCCAGCCCAGGGTGGAGAAGGTCCACAGGCCCGAACTGAACCAGGTGTCGAGAACGTCGTTGTCCTGTTGCAGCGCAACGTCGGCACCCAAGTTGTGCTTGGCGCGCACTTCGGCTTCGTCGCGACCGACGTAGACCTTGCCCGACTCGTCGTACCAGGCCGGAATCCGGTGGCCCCACCACAGCTGACGGCTGATGCACCAGTCCTGGATGTCGCGCATCCACGAGAAGTACATGTTTTCGTACTGCTTCGGCACGAACTGGATACGGCCGTCTTCAACGGCAGCAATCGCAGGCTCGGCCAGCGGCTTGGTGGACACGTACCACTGGTCGGTCAGCCACGGCTCGATGACGGTGCCGGAGCGGTCGCCTTTCGGCACTTTCAGGTTGTGGTCGTCGACGCTGACCAGCAGGCCGGCCGCGTCGAACGCGGCAACGATCTGCTTGCGCGCTTCGAAACGCTCGAGACCGGCGTACTCGGCCGGAATCTTGCCGTCGATGCTGTCGTTCAGCGTGCCGTCGAGGTTGAACACCTGCGCTGCCGGCAGCACGTTGGCGTTCTTGTCGAAGATGTTCAGCAGCGGCAGGTTGTGGCGCTTGCCGACTTCGTAGTCGTTGAAATCGTGGGCCGGGGTGATTTTCACGCAGCCGGTGCCGAATTCAGGATCGCAGTAATCGTCGGCGATGATCGGGATGCGGCGGCCGACCAGCGGCAGCTCGACAAACTTGCCGATCAGGGCTTTGTAGCGCTCGTCGTTCGGGTTCACCGCGACGGCGGAGTCGCCGAGCATGGTTTCCGGACGGGTGGTCGCGACGATCAGGAAATCGTTGCCTTCAGCGGTTTTCGCGCCGTCGGCCAGCGGGTACTTCAGGTTCCACAGGAAACCTTTCTCGTCGTGGTTTTCCACTTCGAGGTCGGAAATCGCCGTGTGCAGCTTGGTGTCCCAGTTGACCAAGCGCTTGCCGCGATAGATCAGACCGTCTTCGTGCAGGCGCACGAAGGCTTCCTTAACGGCTTCCGAGAGGCCGTCGTCCATGGTGAAGCGCTCGCGGCTCCAGTCCACGGACGAGCCGAGACGGCGGATCTGCCGGCTGATGTTGCCGCCGGACTGATCCTTCCATTCCCAGACTTTCTCGAGGAATTTTTCGCGGCCCAGATCGTGGCGGTTCTGGCCCTGGGCTTCCAGTTGACGCTCCACCAGCATCTGCGTGGCGATACCGGCGTGGTCGGTGCCCGGCTGCCACAGGGTGTTGCGACCCTGCATGCGACGGAAACGGATCAGGGCGTCCATGATCGCGTTGTTGAAACCGTGACCCATGTGCAGGCTGCCGGTGACGTTCGGCGGCGGGATCATGATGGTGTAGGAGTCGCCCGCGCCTTGCGGGGCGAAGTAGTTCTCGGACTCCCAGGTGTTGTACCAGGAAGTTTCAATGGCGTGCGGCTGGTAGGTCTTATCCATGCGCGGCGGGACCCTATTGGCATTTATTCAGGAAAAGCCGGGAAGTATAGCGGGGCATGGGGCGCAGGGCGAGCGGGGCGGGCCGGGTGGAGACTTAAATGTGGGAGCTGGCTTGCCAGCGATGCAGGCGCCGCGGTTTTTCAGGAAAGCCACAGTGATGCTATCGCTGGCAGGCCAGCTCCCACAGGAAATCAGGGAAT
This window encodes:
- a CDS encoding valine--tRNA ligase, yielding MDKTYQPHAIETSWYNTWESENYFAPQGAGDSYTIMIPPPNVTGSLHMGHGFNNAIMDALIRFRRMQGRNTLWQPGTDHAGIATQMLVERQLEAQGQNRHDLGREKFLEKVWEWKDQSGGNISRQIRRLGSSVDWSRERFTMDDGLSEAVKEAFVRLHEDGLIYRGKRLVNWDTKLHTAISDLEVENHDEKGFLWNLKYPLADGAKTAEGNDFLIVATTRPETMLGDSAVAVNPNDERYKALIGKFVELPLVGRRIPIIADDYCDPEFGTGCVKITPAHDFNDYEVGKRHNLPLLNIFDKNANVLPAAQVFNLDGTLNDSIDGKIPAEYAGLERFEARKQIVAAFDAAGLLVSVDDHNLKVPKGDRSGTVIEPWLTDQWYVSTKPLAEPAIAAVEDGRIQFVPKQYENMYFSWMRDIQDWCISRQLWWGHRIPAWYDESGKVYVGRDEAEVRAKHNLGADVALQQDNDVLDTWFSSGLWTFSTLGWPEKTEFLKKFHSTDVLVTGFDIIFFWVARMIMLTMHLIKNEDGTPQVPFKTVYVHGLVRDGQGQKMSKSKGNVLDPLDIIDGIELETLVQKRTSGLMQPKLAKKIEKQTRDEFADGIASYGTDALRFTFCSLASTGRDIKFDMGRVEGYRNFCNKIWNAARYVLDKGEDCGQNGEAYELSLADRWIISQLQRTEAEVTRQLDQFRFDLAAQALYEFIWNQYCDWYLELSKPVLWDENAPVERQRGTRRTLVRVLEVALRLAHPFMPFITEEIWQRIAPLAGIQGKTIMLQAWPVANEERIDPAAEDDIEWLKGLMLGTRNIRGEMNIGPGKPLPIYLKNVTAEDQRRLTENEALLKKLARLESITVLAAGEEAPLSATALVGEMEVLVPMAGLIDKNAELARLDKEILRLQGEVQRVGGKLSNAGFVDKAPAEVIEKERAKLAEAEQALAKLAEQHARIASL